In Leptospira venezuelensis, the DNA window GGAAGTTTTGGTTTGGACATATTTTTTCCAAAAGTAACAAATTCAGGACTTGAATTTAAATCGGGTTCAGGATTTTCCCCAGGTGCCTTTGGCATTTTAGAGCCTACGGGAGAAGCTATCCTCCGGCCGGAAGATGCGGATTGGATTTTAGTCCCTGCTTTGGGGTGGAATCAGGAGGGGGCAAGGCTCGGAAGAGGGAAGGGATTTTACGATCGTTCTCTAAAGGATATACTTTCCGAAAAAATGATTGGCCTTTCTTTTGAGGACCTATACCCTTGCGATTTTTCCGCGGAACCCCATGATCTGAAAGCAGGTACAGTGATTACGGAGAAAAAAAACCATTGCTTTCCCGGTAAAATGGGAGAAAAATCAGTCGGATAATTCGATAGGGAGTTTCTTTTTCAGGGGGCTCCGTGTCGACAATGTACTAAGCCGGAAACTTGAGCCCAAAGTTTCCGTTTTGAAAGAGTAAGTGGCGGAGAACCGGTGAAAACCATAGATAAAAATAACCACGCGGAACAAAACCAAGAAGAGAAAGAACTGGATACAATCCAGGAATTTCTCACATTCGAAGTGGATAAGGAAATTTTCGGGATCGATATTCTTTATATTCACGAGATCTTAAAACCGGTGCCTATTACAAGAATTCCTAATGTCGAAGGTTTTATTCTCGGAGTGATTAACTTAAGAGGTGAGATCATTCCTATCATGGATCTAAAGGAACTTTTTGGATTAGGTTTTTGTGATATTCTTCCTTCCACTCGGATCATTGTAGTTGTCACTGGAGAAAAAAGGGCAGGTCTCCTAGTCGACTCAGTTAAACAAGTTGTTAAGATCCGCAAAGACAAGGTCAGCCAAGCGGACGAAGACCTGAGTGTAAATTATAGCGAACTTATAGAATCAGTCAGCCAATTCGAAGAATCTCTTATCCTAAACTTGAATCTTTCCAAGGTAATGGATTATGCTGGGGAGGAGGCGTAAATGGCAGGAGTACTTGGCGAATACACAGAACTCTTTTTAGAGGAATCTGAAGACCAGATAGAAGAACTAAATGCGAATCTTCTGAAACTGGAAAAGGACCAATCCGATCCTCAGACTATCAATGATATTTTCCGTGCGGCTCACTCTTTAAAAAGTTCGGCTGCTTTCGTTGGATTGTACAATCTTTCCGACCTTGCTCATAAGATGGAGAATCTTCTCCAAAGTATCCGAGATGGAAAACTTGCAGTTAATCTATCCCTGGTAAATCTACTATTCCAATGTTTTGATTTGATCAAGAACGTGATCGTGAATGTTGCCGCTGGTAAAAAAGTGGATACTCCTTATACGGATATGATCCAAAGACTGGAAGCATACGAAAAAAATCCGGATGTGGCCTCCGCTCCAAGTGGGCCTGCAAGATCCGTTTCTCAATCCTCTGCTCCAGTTGCAAAACAAGAAGAAATTCCAGGCAATGGAATTGATCTGGATGCAGACGACCAAAAAGAAATTGAGGAAGTACTACGCAACGGTTCCGGAAAACCTTGGCTCTTAAAAGTGGGACTCAAAAAAGATTCTCCGATGAAGGGCTTACGTTATACTCTTATTGTCCAAAACCTTAAAAATTTAGGCCAAGTATTTCGAACAAAACCAAGCGCGGAAGAGTTGGAGAATGGAACAGAGGCTCCGTATCTTTCTATACTGATCGTAAGTTCTGAATCCCAAGAGGAACTCACCAAAGCTGCAAACGTAGACATGGTGGAAAATCTGATGATCCAGGAATTTAAACTTAGTGGTTATTCTGAGTCTGGAGTTTCTTCTTCCTACCAACTCGACGAGGAAGAGAGAAGTACTGAGGCAAAAGTTACTTTAAAAAGTATTAAAGTATCTTCTGACAAACTGGATCAACTCATGAATAATGTGGGTGAGCTTGTAATTACAAACTCTGGCTTCCAGAAAATTTATGATGATCTTCTTCGCACATTTGGGGATGATCAGTTATTCAACGAACTCAAAGGTCGTATTGATCTAATCAATCGTATCTCTAAGGAGCTTCAATCCGGTATTATGAATATCCGGATGGTCCCGATTTCTACGGTATTCCGTCGTTTCTCTCGTTTGGTTAGAGACCTTTCTTTAGAAACAGGGAAAACAGTTGATCTGGTCTTAAATGGAGAATCCACTGAGCTTGATAAAAAAGTTATCGATGCATTGGGAGAGCCGCTTCTCCACTTGATCCGAAACTCTGTCGATCATGGTATCGAATCTCCGGAAGAAAGAAAAAAATTTGGTAAACCTGAAACCGGTATCGTAGAGCTGAACGCCTATCAAGGCGGCAGCAATATTATGGTAGAGATCCGTGATGATGGTCGCGGATTGGATTTGGAAAAAATCCGCAGAAAAGCAATTGAGAAGGGACTCGTTTCTGAAACCGATGCTGCTGCTTTAGAAGAAAGTGATATTTACCAATTCATCTTCGCTCCTGGTTTCTCCACTGCAGATAAGATAACCGATATTTCTGGTCGCGGTGTTGGAATGAATGTGGTGAATAGCCTCATCCAAGAATTCAAAGGTAAAATCCTGATCCAATCTCAGAAAGGATCCGGAACTTCTTTCGTTCTGTCATTCCCTCAGGCACTTGCAATTATTCCTTCTATCCTGATCGTAATGGAAGAAGAAGTTTACGCTTTCCCTCTATCGGAAGTGAACGAGACCATAAAGGTAAACAACGAACAGATCACTACTCTGGAAGGAAACGAGATCATCAATTTGAGAGGAGAGGTTCTTCCTATCTACAGATTGAATCGTATTTTGGGTCTTCAGGACAAAACGGATAGAGAAGAATTCCCGGTTGTTATCGTTCAATACAAAGGCCGCAAGTTAGGCTTCATGGTAGATGAACTTGTTGGAAAACACGAAACAGTCATCAAGTCCTTGGAGAAAAACTTCAAAAATATCAAGGGACTTACTGGAGCTTCCATCATGGGAGATGGAACCATCATCATGGTTCTAGATATTCCAGGACTTGTTGAATTTGCTGCCGAGTTGGAAGAGAATGCAAGATATGTGAACTATCATCTTGAAACGATGAAACGTATCAGCACGATCCGAACCATCGAAACGGAAGAAGAGAAGTATATCCAAAAAACTTCTAATCCTACTAACGTTTATAATCATAAATTACATGAGATCACTACTCGAGAAAGAGAGCGTCGTAAGAAGAGCGAACGTAAAAAATCGGAAGAATCTAAAAAGGTAATCGTAGCAAAAGAAGAACTCGAAAGAGAAATTTCTTCTACTCCGATCAAAACCACTATGGAGATCCGACCTTCCGAGGAAAAATTAATCACTTCTACTGAAACTCCTTCTGAACTTTCTTCCAATACTGCGGTTCTGGAAAGACCAGCTGCCAAAAAAGAAGGAATGGAAGAAGCTTACAGATCTCATATCAACGAATTGATCTCAGATTCTCCAGTTTCTGACGAAGAAAGAAAAAGAGCGGATCATATTATCGAAGGTTTCTTAGAACAGAAAAAACAGAGAATGATGGCTGTTTCTCACTCTAAGGAATTTACAGGAAACCTGAGCAAGGAACAGATCAAGAAGATCGAATCTGTAGTTAATACAGGTATGATGAATGCCGGTATGGTGCTCTCTCAAATCCTGAATAGGAACGTGGATCTATTTATTCCTGAAATTATCATGAATGATAAGGAAGGTTTGGCATCCGAGATCCGTTTTTCTGACGATAAATTCTACGGAATGAAAGTCAGAATGACCGGCGATCTGAACGGGAATATGCTTATGATGTTCTCCAGAGAGAACGCCAAAAATTTAGCTAGAGAACTTTTAGATTCTAATCCGAGCGGAGACGTTTTAGATGATGATACTAAGAGCGTTCTGTCTGAGATCGCAAACATAGTTTGTGCCTCCGTTTTGAACTCTATTTCCAATAAGGCGAAAGTGGGTGTTATGCCGGATGTTCCGGAACTTGTGGAAGGAACCTTCCTGGAAGTTTTGGATGTTGTTAAACCGGAAAGAACTAAGTTCTTAAGTATGCTCACTGAATTTAATCATGAGGGAAACAACCTGTTGGGAGTACTTTTATTCCTTCCGGACTTTGATGAACTCATGGATTTGCTTCCGAAATTTTAAACACTAGGATTTTGTCGTGGTAGGAACTCCTGCGGACGGGTCGATTCGGGTCGTGATTATAGACGACTCTCTTTTGGTGAGAAATATTATTTCGGACCAGATTAAAAAAGAAAGTCGGATCCAAGTTATAGCAACGGGTAAAACCGGAGTGGATTGTATTGAACTAGCCACTAAGCTTAGACCAGACATTGTAATATTAGATGTAGAAATGCCCGTGATGGACGGGCTTACTGCGCTCCAAGAACTGCAGAAACGAAAATTGGGTATTCCAGTAATGATGCTCTCTGTTTTGACACAACATGGAGCGGATGCAACTTTCAAAGCATTAGAATATGGAGCAATAGATTTCGTTCCGAAACCTTCTTCCAGTAACCAATTTAATCCGGAAGAAATCGGAACAGTTCTCAAAAATAGAATACTCGCTTATTTCGATAGCTTACGACCAAGTCATGCGGGTATTGATCCCAAAAAAATCGTAGATACGGTCAAAAGTAAAATTTTCAA includes these proteins:
- a CDS encoding 5-formyltetrahydrofolate cyclo-ligase; the encoded protein is MVSKSEARKKIKSLLLDIPSRKEKEESIRASLLEFLRHSSSSTQLKIISYVADDFEISPFLPLGPALQLGSFGLDIFFPKVTNSGLEFKSGSGFSPGAFGILEPTGEAILRPEDADWILVPALGWNQEGARLGRGKGFYDRSLKDILSEKMIGLSFEDLYPCDFSAEPHDLKAGTVITEKKNHCFPGKMGEKSVG
- a CDS encoding chemotaxis protein CheW yields the protein MDKNNHAEQNQEEKELDTIQEFLTFEVDKEIFGIDILYIHEILKPVPITRIPNVEGFILGVINLRGEIIPIMDLKELFGLGFCDILPSTRIIVVVTGEKRAGLLVDSVKQVVKIRKDKVSQADEDLSVNYSELIESVSQFEESLILNLNLSKVMDYAGEEA
- a CDS encoding chemotaxis protein CheW; the encoded protein is MAGVLGEYTELFLEESEDQIEELNANLLKLEKDQSDPQTINDIFRAAHSLKSSAAFVGLYNLSDLAHKMENLLQSIRDGKLAVNLSLVNLLFQCFDLIKNVIVNVAAGKKVDTPYTDMIQRLEAYEKNPDVASAPSGPARSVSQSSAPVAKQEEIPGNGIDLDADDQKEIEEVLRNGSGKPWLLKVGLKKDSPMKGLRYTLIVQNLKNLGQVFRTKPSAEELENGTEAPYLSILIVSSESQEELTKAANVDMVENLMIQEFKLSGYSESGVSSSYQLDEEERSTEAKVTLKSIKVSSDKLDQLMNNVGELVITNSGFQKIYDDLLRTFGDDQLFNELKGRIDLINRISKELQSGIMNIRMVPISTVFRRFSRLVRDLSLETGKTVDLVLNGESTELDKKVIDALGEPLLHLIRNSVDHGIESPEERKKFGKPETGIVELNAYQGGSNIMVEIRDDGRGLDLEKIRRKAIEKGLVSETDAAALEESDIYQFIFAPGFSTADKITDISGRGVGMNVVNSLIQEFKGKILIQSQKGSGTSFVLSFPQALAIIPSILIVMEEEVYAFPLSEVNETIKVNNEQITTLEGNEIINLRGEVLPIYRLNRILGLQDKTDREEFPVVIVQYKGRKLGFMVDELVGKHETVIKSLEKNFKNIKGLTGASIMGDGTIIMVLDIPGLVEFAAELEENARYVNYHLETMKRISTIRTIETEEEKYIQKTSNPTNVYNHKLHEITTRERERRKKSERKKSEESKKVIVAKEELEREISSTPIKTTMEIRPSEEKLITSTETPSELSSNTAVLERPAAKKEGMEEAYRSHINELISDSPVSDEERKRADHIIEGFLEQKKQRMMAVSHSKEFTGNLSKEQIKKIESVVNTGMMNAGMVLSQILNRNVDLFIPEIIMNDKEGLASEIRFSDDKFYGMKVRMTGDLNGNMLMMFSRENAKNLARELLDSNPSGDVLDDDTKSVLSEIANIVCASVLNSISNKAKVGVMPDVPELVEGTFLEVLDVVKPERTKFLSMLTEFNHEGNNLLGVLLFLPDFDELMDLLPKF